One part of the Andrena cerasifolii isolate SP2316 chromosome 4, iyAndCera1_principal, whole genome shotgun sequence genome encodes these proteins:
- the Ppn gene encoding proteoglycan-like sulfated glycoprotein papilin isoform X5, with the protein MTATRSTWSSVVLIFIVGLCAHETFAKHHHIKLRHERHRRQHGESYLPSSFLLDTDEPERGTWGPWSSPSSCSRSCGGGVAHQTRQCLDVDDNGYGRCGGASRRFFSCNIQDCAEDATDFRAEQCAEFNNVLFEGVYYNWIPYTGGPNKCELNCMPRGERFFYRHKLSVIDGTPCEPEKNDVCVEGKCMHVGCDMMLGSDVKEDACRKCGGDGSDCNTVSGVFDADDLQVGYLDILLIPKGASNIVVKEIQPSNNYLAIRNASSHYYLNGNWRIDFPRSLKFAGTIFHYSRDPQGFSAPDTITALGSTNEQIYVVLLYQDHNVGVHYEYSIPKRLSHQTDADSYAWITDEFSSCSANCGGGYQSRRVTCVRRRDSQPVDESLCDPQMEPADTEACNVDPCPPVWVEGEWGPCSKHCGEGAEQSREIKCEQVIAGGIPTVVDDSQCVKKVGPKGPTSQECNKDVPCPQFHTGPWKPCDRLCGPGKQTRKVACYKKVDGKIQVLEDEACEAEVPEREKACELRPCAGLDWVTSNWSGCDDKCGLTQETRTAYCATQDGTAYRDDKCDAEKKPELTRECETKEDCHVQWFASQWSSCSAKCGSGVQTRKVFCGTFDDETVKKVPDEKCEVDKRFNDTMNCTAVEECKGEWFAGPWSKCSKPCGGGTMSRKVICMKDNMTVPTSNCDPSMIMFSTEDCNEQPCEEDEVIPVQPEKIKDLTEEEEEDEECEVYEDEDFVTVSSSFASGEDEKSSAMPDVTEANLPSSPDSGSTASDLYDIMLGDAGHSRGDISPGEVGSGDGDNTDFTDFFTNTLEYGTTFEGSGTEETTDESEDFTTVSGITDSLGTTESEATDETVEGSTMDSSEGTTVEGSTAESMTEGSTVSGETEVTESGATEESVATEATTSSDVTSETPESTDSSESTDSSSAESVETEPTGPTESTEPSLTTSSSESESGSTEETVSPVTQATEESTVGMSTEEQSTVSGETTESGATEGTTESEATEPTMSTEVSGTEGSTESGATTESGATEATETTESGMTTETTESGMTETTESGMTTESGMTTESGMTTESGMTTESGMTTESGMTTESGMTTESGETTESGETTESGMTTESGETTTEETTVSGETTESGATTESAETTESGVTTESAETTVSGVTETTVSGLTPSTGEEETEMTEKTHISEFWTTVAREGKERKHRVCKVLRKKKTCKTSTFGCCYDGVTAAEGPFDQGCPTPQTCNETKHGCCPDNVSPATGPENQGCPESHCGETLFGCCPDGVTAAEGNDFEGCKKPCNETEFGCCPDNETPASGPDNFGCCNATEFGCCPDGIKAASGADDEGCEEEITSVTPITEEYETTTVQEDCANTTYGCCPDGVSTATGTNFEGCGVINTENCTSSYFGCCPDGVSPALGPNNYRCHMPCEDSTYGCCDDGVTPAHGPNREGCCLSTPYKCCPDNVLAARGPDFYGCGCQYTRFGCCPDNTTAARGPSNEGCGCQYTPHECCPNRFTPATGPNYEGCPCYTYQFGCCPDGITIAKGPHGQGCGCESTEFKCCSDSRTPAKGPNFAGCTCDASKYGCCPDGVEEAQGENFEGCLTVPSTPGAACALERDRGSCRDFTVKWYFDTEYGGCSRFWYGGCEGNDNRFKTQEECKEVCVSPKGKDSCHLPKISGPCEGYFPTWYYDTGRKQCGQFVYGGCLGNANKFKSREECEELCVTPDDLDPCEQTKEPGPCEGNFTRWHFNAESQACEEFRYGGCKANDNNFATEIACHQQCLQPGRRRVKLTDVCVLEKDPGPCHGSVLRWYYDTARQTCSQFIYGGCKGNANRFRTRAACEQRCPVKDSCLLPREEGNCVEKQSRWYFDQSENRCMPFYYTGCGGNKNNFESRDACESDCPPKIEQDICLLPALLGECHNYTQRWYYDSYEQQCRQFYYGGCGGNENNFQAEQDCHNRCQTALTTPAPSTGVEFKPDFCFLPDERGSCSGDEVKWFYDSREGVCKQFRYGGCQSNGNNFNSREECEYRCGDVQDPCTLPKVIGPCNGVDSQYYYDHRTDSCYDFEYSGCQGNKNRFQDRESCEKKCKQKASATEAAPNVTVTMPPPVEGVSKSPICYMTVNSGSCNADITAYYYDPHSQMCQAFLYGGCEGNANRFQTEEQCERLCGRFQGQDTCNLPVEPGDCRGSFQKYYYDSTSRICREFVYGGCEGNANRFSTMAECESICIHHEEPMPPGNDTSISNLSVCKEPVDSGSCTSGFTIKRFYFDEEQQTCRAFIYTGCGGNRNRFKTFESCINTCLGTTNEINVDAGKDTKDPCAEAREECNTVRCPYGKEAFVDSEDCERCRCVDPCRAQICPDGNRCAITLVATKDGTEYKGVCRSITKSGRCPRVSNSTGCEQECITDADCTGEMKCCNNGCGTSCLEPAAEEVPTTSPRPLATSPPVGAEAAAIQEPEEPRVSAQEGGYVTLKCVATGNPRPTITWRKDTTLIGFAENRRRIQLDGSLQIISLYKYDGGTYVCTADNGLGPPVRAEYQLVVTEPQELAATIIGEQSAQLTVTMNSPIALHCYAMGWPRPFVTWWRGDRMLPLSSETYEQDSDYTLVIRSVTLPTLGVYTCQAFNAIGRAASWSVTLQAVGPVYNIRPEYQQYTKYLVQPPRKPTVERPQYPYRPNRTQTPDYQTYAPVHSSRQPHIPTVSPLGGSTSLEPGHSRYRVPVNVSISVGQNQFPEGSDVSIACNVDGYPIPRVSWYKDEDLIQPSNRIQVTEVNRLVISDANREDSGRYRCEANNDYSSAFDSVEIQVAGIFIHPNCQDNTFFAKCDLIVKARYCKHKYYAKFCCRSCTEAGQLPSRGPHLNNVRRRRRHILKSLV; encoded by the exons CATCATATAAAATTGAGGCACGAGCGACACCGCCGACAACATGGGGAGAGCTATCTGCCTAGCAGCTTCCTGCTCGACACGGACGAGCCTGAACGAGGGACCTGGGGGCCGTGGTCGTCGCCCAGCTCCTGCTCCAGGTCCTGCGGCGGTGGAGTCGCCCATCAGACCAGGCAGTGCCTCGACGTAGA CGACAATGGCTACGGCAGGTGTGGCGGGGCATCGAGGCGATTCTTCTCGTGCAACATCCAG GACTGTGCTGAAGACGCGACGGATTTCCGGGCGGAGCAGTGCGCCGAGTTCAACAACGTCCTCTTCGAGGGGGTTTATTACAA TTGGATCCCTTACACCGGCGGGCCGAACAAGTGCGAACTGAATTGCATGCCACGGGGCGAGCGTTTCTTCTACCGGCACAAGCTCTCGGTGATCGACGGAACGCCGTGCGAGCCCGAGAAAAACGACGTCTGCGTCGAAGGGAAATGTATG CACGTTGGATGCGACATGATGCTGGGGAGCGACGTCAAAGAGGACGCTTGCAGGAAATGCGGCGGCGACGGTTCCGATTGCAACACTGTCTCCGGTGTGTTCGACGCGGATGATCTCCAAGTCG GGTACCTCGACATCCTGCTGATACCCAAGGGAGCGTCGAACATCGTGGTGAAGGAGATCCAGCCGTCCAACAATTACTTAG CCATTAGGAACGCCTCCAGTCACTATTACCTGAATGGAAACTGGAGGATAGACTTCCctcgtagcttgaaattcgctGGGACCATATTCCATTATTCGAGGGATCCGCAAGGTTTCTCTGCGCCTGATACCATCACTGCTTTGGGATCCACGAATGAACAGATTTACGTGGTG CTGCTCTATCAAGACCATAATGTCGGGGTGCACTATGAATACAGCATACCAAAGAGGTTGTCGCACCAAACTGACGCGGATAGCTACGCCTGGATCACCGACGAGTTTTCAAGCTGCAGTGCGAACTGCGGGGGAG GTTATCAGTCGAGGCGAGTGACTTGTGTAAGAAGGAGGGACAGCCAACCGGTGGATGAGAGCCTCTGCGATCCACAGATGGAACCAGCTGACACGGAGGCCTGCAACGTGGACCCCTGTCCACCTGTGTGGGTAGAGGGCGAATGGGGTCCTTGTAGCAAGCACTGCGGGGAAGGAGCAGAGCAGAGCAGAGAGATCAAATGCGAGCAGGTCATCGCTGGCGGAATACCAACCGTGGTGGACGATAGCCAGTGTGTGAAGAAGGTGGGACCAAAGGGCCCAACTAGCCAGGAGTGTAACAAAGACGTGCCGTGCCCTCAGTTCCACACGGGACCTTGGAAACCG TGCGATCGTTTATGCGGCCCCGGCAAGCAAACCAGGAAGGTGGCGTGCTACAAGAAAGTGGACGGCAAGATCCAAGTGCTGGAAGACGAGGCTTGCGAGGCAGAGGTTCCAGAGCGTGAGAAAGCTTGCGAGTTGAGGCCCTGCGCCGGACTCGACTGGGTCACCTCGAATTGGAGTGGA TGCGACGACAAATGCGGCCTGACTCAAGAGACCAGGACAGCTTACTGCGCGACCCAGGACGGCACTGCTTATCGGGATGACAAATGCGACGCCGAGAAGAAGCCGGAATTGACGCGGGAATGCGAGACCAAAGAGGACTGCCATGTCCAGTGGTTTGCTTCTCAATGGAGTAGT TGCTCCGCGAAATGTGGGTCCGGCGTGCAAACGCGCAAGGTGTTCTGCGGCACGTTCGACGACGAGACGGTGAAGAAGGTGCCAGACGAGAAGTGCGAGGTCGACAAGAGATTCAACGACACGATGAACTGCACCGCCGTGGAGGAGTGCAAAGGTGAATGGTTCGCTGGACCATGGAGCAAG TGTTCGAAACCGTGCGGCGGCGGCACTATGAGCCGCAAGGTGATTTGCATGAAGGACAACATGACGGTACCGACGAGCAACTGCGACCCGAGCATGATCATGTTCTCGACGGAGGATTGCAACGAACAGCCGTGCGAAGAAG ACGAGGTGATACCAGTCCAACCAGAAAAGATCAAGGATCTcaccgaggaggaggaggaggacgaggaatgcGAGGTGTACGAAGACGAAGACTTCGTAACCGTCTCCTCCAGCTTCGCGTCCGGA GAGGACGAGAAATCCAGCGCGATGCCCGATGTGACCGAAGCGAACCTCCCGAGCTCCCCCGATAGTGGATCCACAGCAAGTGATCTGTACGACATTATGCTCGGCGATGCCGGTCACAGCAGGGGCGACATATCGCCTGGGGAAGTAGGAAGTGGCGATGGGGATAATACGGACTTCACTGACTTCTTCACCAACACCCTGGAATACGGGACCACGTTCGAAGGCAGCGGGACTGAAGAGACGACGGATGAGAGTGAAGATTTCACGACGGTGTCTGGAATCACCGACTCCTTGGGCACCACAGAGTCTGAAGCCACGGATGAAACGGTGGAGGGTTCAACCATGGACTCTTCTGAAGGAACCACCGTGGAGGGATCAACTGCTGAATCGATGACGGAAGGAAGCACGGTGTCCGGTGAAACGGAAGTGACTGAATCTGGAGCGACGGAAGAGTCAGTTGCTACAGAAGCGACAACGTCGAGCGACGTTACATCCGAGACACCAGAATCCACTGATTCAAGCGAAAGCACAGATTCCTCGTCGGCCGAATCCGTGGAAACTGAACCAACCGGCCCGACAGAGTCTACGGAGCCAAGCCTCACGACCTCGTCGTCCGAAAGTGAGAGCGGGTCTACGGAAGAAACCGTTTCGCCCGTCACTCAAGCGACTGAAGAATCAACCGTGGGAATGTCGACAGAGGAGCAGTCAACGGTGTCAGGGGAGACTACGGAATCTGGCGCCACGGAAGGCACGACTGAATCGGAGGCTACGGAGCCAACGATGTCAACCGAAGTGTCAGGCACAGAAGGGTCCACCGAATCTGGAGCTACAACGGAGTCTGGAGCAACAGAAGCGACGGAAACAACGGAATCCGGAATGACAACTGAAACCACTGAATCTGGCATGACAGAGACTACTGAGTCTGGAATGACCACCGAGTCTGGTATGACCACCGAGTCTGGTATGACCACCGAGTCTG GTATGACCACAGAGTCTGGTATGACCACTGAGTCTGGCATGACTACTGAGTCAGGTATGACTACCGAATCTGGTGAAACTACCGAGTCTGGTGAAACTACTGAGTCTGGTATGACTACCGAATCAGGTGAAACGACGACAGAAGAGACGACGGTATCTGGAGAGACGACAGAATCGGGAGCTACAACAGAGTCCGCGGAGACTACGGAATCTGGTGTCACGACTGAATCAGCTGAAACCACTGTGTCTGGGGTTACAGAGACAACTGTCTCTGGATTGACGCCGTCCACGGGCGAAGAGGAGACGGAAATGACCGAGAAAACGCATA TATCTGAATTCTGGACCACCGTCGCCCGAGAAGGCAAGGAGCGCAAGCACCGCGTGTGCAAGGTTCTCAGGAAGAAGAAAACTTGCAAGACCTCCACCTTCGGCTGTTGTTACGACGGAGTCACCGCGGCAGAGGGTCCATTCGACCAGGGTTGTCCAACACCACAGACATGTAACGAGACCAAGCATGGTTGCTGTCCTGACAATGTGTCCCCTGCTACTGGCCCAGAGAATCAAGGATGCCCAGAGTCTCATTGTGGAGAGACACTGTTCGGTTGCTGCCCTGACGGAGTCACTGCTGCTGAAGGCAACGATTTCGAGGGTTGCAAGAAGCCTTGCAACGAGACAGA GTTTGGTTGCTGTCCAGACAACGAAACTCCAGCCAGCGGGCCGGACAATTTCGGATGCTGTAACGCCACCGAATTCGGTTGCTGTCCGGATGGAATTAAGGCAGCTTCTGGCGCAGACGATGAAG GTTGCGAGGAAGAGATCACTTCTGTCACTCCTATCACTGAGGAATACGAGACGACCACTGTGCAGGAAGACTGCGCAAACACGACTTATGGTTGCTGTCCAGATGGAGTTTCAACTGCAACCGGCACGAACTTCGAGGGATGTGGGGTCATCAATACCGAGAACTGCACCTCGTCATACTTTGGCTGCTGCCCTGACGGTGTCTCGCCAG CTCTGGGACCAAACAACTATCGCTGCCATATGCCATGCGAGGACAGCACTTACGGTTGCTGCGACGATGGCGTCACGCCTGCACATGGACCGAACAGAGAGGGTTGCTGCCTGTCGACACCGTACAAGTGCTGTCCGGACAACGTGCTGGCGGCACGTGGACCGGATTTCTACGGTTGTGGCTGCCAATACACAAGATTCGGCTGTTGCCCAGATAATACCACTGCGGCGCGTGGGCCGAGTAACGAGGGGTGCGGCTGCCAATACACGCCCCACGAATGCTGTCCAAATCGTTTCACGCCGGCCACTGGACCGAACTACGAAGGCTGTCCGTGCTACACTTATCAGTTTGGATGCTGCCCCGATGGCATCACTATTGCCAAAGGACCTCACGGACAGG GCTGCGGGTGTGAGAGTACAGAGTTCAAGTGCTGCTCCGACAGCAGAACCCCAGCGAAGGGACCGAACTTCGCCGGGTGTACTTGCGACGCCTCGAAATATGGCTGTTGCCCAGACGGAGTCGAGGAAGCGCAGGGAGAGAACTTCGAGGGCTGTCTCACGGTTCCGTCAACCCCTGGAGCGGCCTGCGCACTCGAAAGGGACAGAGGTTCTTGCAGGGACTTCACCGTCAAGTGGTACTTCGACACGGAATACGGCGGTTGCTCGAGATTCTGGTACGGCGGCTGCGAGGGTAACGATAATCGATTCAAGACTCAAGAGGAGTGCAAGGAGGTGTGCGTATCGCCGAAAGGAAAAG ATTCCTGCCATCTACCAAAAATCTCCGGACCCTGCGAAGGCTACTTCCCCACGTGGTACTACGACACTGGTAGAAAACAGTGCGGTCAGTTTGTCTATGGCGGCTGTCTTGGAAACGCGAATAAGTTTAAGAGTAGAGAAGAGTGCGAAGAGCTTTGCGTTACTCCTGACGATCTTG ATCCCTGCGAGCAAACGAAGGAACCAGGCCCCTGCGAAGGCAACTTCACCAGGTGGCACTTCAACGCGGAATCGCAAGCCTGCGAGGAATTCAGGTACGGTGGCTGCAAAGCGAACGACAATAACTTCGCCACGGAGATCGCATGTCATCAGCAATGCCTGCAGCCAGGAAGAAGACGAG TAAAACTGACAGACGTGTGCGTCCTGGAGAAAGATCCCGGGCCCTGTCACGGCTCTGTGTTGCGCTGGTATTATGACACTGCGCGTCAGACGTGTAGCCAATTTATTTACGGCGGTTGCAAAGGCAACGCGAATAGATTCCGTACGCGTGCTGCCTGCGAGCAGCGCTGCCCTGTAAAAG ATAGTTGCTTGCTGCCGCGCGAGGAGGGTAACTGCGTGGAGAAGCAGTCTCGATGGTACTTTGATCAGTCGGAGAATCGGTGCATGCCATTCTATTATACTGGTTGcggtggaaataaaaataatttcgagtCTAGGGACGCATGCGAGTCTGATTGCCCGCCCAAGATCG AGCAAGACATTTGTCTGTTGCCCGCGCTGCTGGGAGAATGCCACAACTACACTCAGCGATGGTACTACGATTCTTACGAGCAACAGTGCAGGCAATTCTATTACGGCGGCTGCGGTGGTAACGAGAATAATTTCCAAGCCGAGCAGGATTGTCATAACAGGTGTCAGACTGCGCTCACCACGCCTGCTCCATCGACGGGGGTTGAATTTAAACCAG ACTTCTGCTTCCTTCCTGACGAGCGTGGCTCGTGCTCCGGCGATGAAGTTAAATGGTTCTACGACAGCAGGGAGGGTGTCTGCAAGCAGTTCAGATATGGCGGTTGCCAGAGCAATGGGAACAACTTCAACTCGAGGGAGGAATGCGAGTATCGGTGTGGCGACGTTCAAG ATCCTTGCACCCTGCCCAAAGTCATCGGCCCTTGCAATGGCGTCGACAGTCAGTACTACTACGATCACCGTACGGATTCCTGCTACGACTTCGAGTACAGTGGGTGCCAAGGTAACAAGAACCGCTTCCAGGACAGAGAATCCTGCGAGAAGAAGTGCAAGCAGAAAGCCTCCGCAACGGAAGCTGCTCCGAATGTCACCGTCACAATGCCGCCCCCAGTCGAGGGTGTCTCGAAGAGTCCGATTTGTTACATGACTGTCAATTCTGGCTCTTGCAACGCTGACATCACTGCCTATTATTACGATCCACACAGCCAGATGTGTCAGGCGTTCCTCTATGGTGGCTGCGAAGGAAACGCGAATCGCTTCCAGACGGAGGAGCAGTGCGAACGTCTTTGTGGAAGGTTCCAGGGACAAG ATACTTGCAACCTGCCAGTGGAGCCTGGCGACTGTAGGGGCTCCTTCCAGAAATACTATTACGACTCGACTAGCCGTATCTGCCGCGAATTCGTGTACGGTGGATGCGAGGGCAACGCAAACAGATTCAGCACGATGGCCGAGTGCGAGTCGATTTGCATTCATCACGAGGAGCCTATGCCACCTGGAAACGACACCAGTATTTCGAATCTAT CGGTGTGCAAGGAACCGGTCGACAGCGGGTCCTGTACCTCCGGTTTCACGATCAAACGGTTCTACTTCGACGAGGAACAACAGACCTGTCGCGCGTTCATTTACACCGGATGCGGTGGCAATCGTAACAGATTCAAGACCTTCGAGTCTTGCATTAACACTTGCCTTGGGA CCACTAACGAGATCAACGTAGACGCCGGGAAAGACACAAAGGACCCTTGCGCGGAAGCTCGCGAGGAATGCAATACCGTTCGCTGCCCTTACGGCAAGGAGGCCTTCGTGGACTCCGAGGATTGCGAGCGATGCCGCTGCGTGGATCCTTGCAGGGCACAGATTTGCCCCGACGGCAACAGATGTGCTATCACCTTGGTCGCCACCAAGGATGGCACCGAGTACAAGGGTGTCTGCAGATCAA TCACGAAATCAGGTCGCTGTCCAAGGGTGTCGAACAGTACTGGATGCGAACAAGAGTGCATCACGGATGCAGATTGCACTGGGGAAATGAAGTGTTGCAACAATGGTTGCGGAACTTCTTGTCTGGAACCAGCTGCTGAGGAGGTTCCAACGACCTCGCCAAGGCCATTGGCCACTTCTCCCCCGGTTGGGGCAGAAGCTGCCGCCATTCAGGAACCCGAAGAGCCACGGGTCAGCGCTCAGGAGGGTGGTTACGTGACGCTGAAGTGCGTGGCCACCGGAAATCCCAGACCGACCATCACGTGGAGGAAGGACACGACATTG ATCGGTTTCGCAGAGAACAGACGGCGCATACAGCTCGATGGATCCCTCCAGATCATCAGCCTGTACAAATACGACGGTGGAACTTACGTCTGCACCGCTGACAATGGTCTAGGGCCACCGGTAAGAGCGGAATACCAATTGGTGGTCACAG AGCCGCAAGAACTGGCTGCCACCATAATCGGGGAGCAAAGCGCGCAGTTGACGGTCACCATGAACTCGCCCATAGCCCTGCATTGCTACGCAATGGGCTGGCCGCGACCCTTCGTCACCTGGTGGCGAGGTGATCGTATGTTGCCGTTGTCCTCGGAGACCTATGAGCAGGACTCCGATTACACTCTCGTGATTCGATCGGTGACACTGCCCACCCTCGGTGTCTACACTTGTCAAGCCTTCAACGCGATCGGCAGGGCGGCATCCTGGTCGGTCACCCTGCAAGCTGTTGGCCCCGTTTACAATATCAGACCCGAGTACCAGCAGTACACCAAATACCTGGTCCAACCACCTAGGAAACCCACCGTAGAGAGACCACAGTATCCTTACAGACCCAATCGAACGCAGACTCCCGACTATCAAACCTACGCGCCCGTCCATTCCTCTAGACAGCCCCATATTCCCACGGTTAGTCCTCTTGGAGGAAGCACTAGCTTGGAGCCTGGTCACTCTAGGTACAGAG TTCCTGTCAATGTCAGCATATCGGTAGGGCAGAATCAGTTCCCTGAAGGAAGCGACGTCAGTATTGCCTGCAACGTCGACGGCTATCCCATTCCCCGAGTGTCGTGGTACAAGGATGAAGACTTGATTCAGCCCAGCAATCGAATTCAGGTTACTG AAGTGAACAGACTCGTGATCAGCGACGCGAACCGAGAGGATTCTGGTCGATATCGTTGCGAGGCCAACAACGATTACTCGTCGGCTTTCGACAGCGTGGAGATACAAGTTGCTG GAATCTTCATCCACCCGAACTGCCAGGACAACACGTTCTTCGCCAAGTGCGACCTGATCGTGAAGGCCAGATACTGCAAGCACAAGTACTACGCGAAATTCTGTTGCCGCTCGTGCACGGAAGCCGGCCAGCTGCCCTCCAGGGGACCGCACCTGAACAACGTGAGAAGGAGGCGGAGGCACATCCTGAAGAGTCTCGTCTAA